Proteins encoded in a region of the Coffea eugenioides isolate CCC68of chromosome 4, Ceug_1.0, whole genome shotgun sequence genome:
- the LOC113768180 gene encoding 40S ribosomal protein S15a-5-like encodes MGRRILNDALRTIVNAEKRGFASAQLQPISSCMASFLQIMKYRGYVKDFQVHDPHRVGKITVQLHGRINDCRALTYRQDINAHNIQSYTKRQLPTHQWGYVVISTPNGVMDHEEAIRQNVGGQVLGYFY; translated from the exons ATGGGGAGAAGAATTTTGAACGATGCGTTGAGGACAATTGTAAATGCCGAGAAGAGAGGCTTCGCTTCAGCTCAGCTTCAGCCCATCTCCAGTTGCATGGCTTCCTTTCTTCAAATCATGAAATATCGAG GCTATGTCAAGGATTTCCAAGTACATGATCCCCACAGAGTTGGTAAGATAACTGTTCAGCTGCACGGAAGGATTAATGATTGTCGTGCTCTCACTTATAGGCAAGACATCAATGCACACAACATTCAGAGTTATACCAAACGTCAACTTCCAACACATCAG TGGGGCTATGTTGTGATTAGCACGCCAAATGGTGTTATGGATCATGAAGAGGCAATTCGACAGAATGTCGGTGGTCAAGTCCTTGGTTATTTTTACTGA